The following coding sequences are from one Verrucosispora sp. WMMD573 window:
- a CDS encoding glycosyltransferase family 2 protein has protein sequence MVELEATAIVVTYNSRGHILAALTALRQARLSVRLVDNGSTDGTVELVRAHFPEITVLVGQGNVGFAAAVNRGARGVQSNVLLLINPDCVVPPETARALVETVLDRPEIGIAGPRLLDADGRVAVSAHPFETLTTVVASRFGGVLVPVPVRRWLAGQRRRQAYDVCLHGALPAPVDWVSGACLAVRTSLFTAVGGLDEAYFMYYEDEELCLQARRHGADVVYLPQVTAVHSGGASSSDPAWIWPHLYRSMFVFFGRHRPRSRRAVRAVVLLRAVLGVALATVRLSLQPRAGIARIRAWTRVGRIAITRIHV, from the coding sequence ATGGTCGAACTCGAAGCGACCGCGATCGTCGTCACCTACAACTCTCGGGGACACATTCTCGCCGCGCTCACCGCGCTACGGCAGGCCCGCCTGTCGGTACGACTTGTCGACAACGGCTCGACCGACGGCACGGTGGAACTGGTGCGGGCTCACTTTCCTGAGATAACCGTGCTGGTCGGCCAGGGCAACGTCGGCTTCGCCGCCGCCGTCAACCGGGGCGCACGTGGGGTACAAAGCAACGTCCTGCTGCTGATCAATCCCGACTGCGTGGTTCCACCCGAGACCGCCCGGGCACTCGTCGAGACTGTGCTCGACCGACCGGAGATCGGCATCGCAGGGCCACGACTGCTTGACGCCGACGGCCGGGTCGCGGTCAGCGCCCACCCCTTCGAAACGCTCACCACGGTGGTGGCCAGCCGATTCGGGGGGGTACTGGTGCCGGTGCCGGTACGTCGCTGGCTGGCTGGGCAGCGCCGTCGACAGGCGTACGACGTGTGCCTGCACGGTGCTCTCCCGGCCCCGGTCGACTGGGTCTCCGGCGCGTGCCTCGCGGTCCGTACCAGTCTGTTCACCGCCGTCGGCGGGCTGGACGAGGCGTACTTCATGTACTACGAGGACGAGGAGTTGTGTCTTCAGGCCCGCCGTCACGGCGCCGACGTGGTGTATCTCCCGCAGGTGACGGCGGTCCACAGCGGCGGAGCGAGCAGTAGTGACCCGGCCTGGATCTGGCCCCACCTCTACCGCAGCATGTTCGTCTTCTTCGGCCGCCACCGGCCCCGGTCCCGACGGGCGGTCCGGGCCGTCGTCCTGCTCCGGGCGGTGCTGGGGGTCGCTCTGGCCACCGTACGACTGTCGCTGCAACCGCGTGCCGGCATCGCTCGGATACGTGCCTGGACCCGAGTTGGCCGCATCGCGATCACCCGAATCCACGTTTGA
- a CDS encoding O-antigen ligase family protein has translation MTRLAVGLGVAAVSATLGAAVSLATMLPGVLALAGTGALVGLAVFLLWPWAVLPVGIVGGAVAGGLVGGGDVRTYVAAHLLVLAVGGIAVLIRYALGFSAGRRRTSADTGMMLVVGLTLAAACYGLAVGNLPTEVVVAAYQIAILPLYFFLATHTLTTHRRLAAAGLLYVGVVAVLAAISMTVPGRHGGLLTLLAVPMLAWFAGHYRGWRRLAAVLLAGLFAIDVVLASYRGIWLAAGVTLLTMLIFGGRAVRTGLGATATVGLVVAALLALQPGVRERAQEIGIGLQQSAGYRASESSVGLDVFADRPVLGAGLGQSTTDVYLADFALTDVGPVYHAFYVTLLANVGLVGLALVLWPVLRGIRAGLADPSGPALPFAALCCGFLGAAVFAAPSDGHWELGLLPALALLTARPAGQVRQPPPGRPRLPVRVPEAVR, from the coding sequence ATGACCCGGCTCGCGGTCGGCCTCGGCGTGGCGGCGGTGAGCGCCACGCTCGGAGCCGCCGTGTCGCTGGCCACCATGCTGCCGGGGGTGCTGGCGCTGGCGGGCACGGGTGCGCTGGTGGGCCTCGCCGTCTTCCTGCTCTGGCCGTGGGCCGTGCTCCCGGTCGGCATCGTCGGTGGTGCGGTGGCTGGCGGGCTGGTCGGCGGCGGCGACGTCCGCACCTACGTGGCCGCGCACCTGCTGGTGCTGGCCGTCGGCGGGATCGCAGTGCTGATCCGGTACGCCCTCGGCTTCTCAGCCGGCCGGCGGCGGACCTCAGCCGACACCGGAATGATGCTGGTGGTCGGGTTGACCCTCGCCGCCGCCTGTTACGGCCTCGCGGTCGGGAACCTACCCACCGAGGTCGTCGTCGCCGCGTACCAGATCGCCATCCTCCCGCTGTACTTCTTCCTCGCCACGCACACCCTCACCACTCACCGCCGGCTGGCCGCCGCCGGGCTGCTCTACGTCGGCGTGGTGGCCGTGCTGGCCGCCATCTCGATGACCGTCCCCGGCCGTCACGGCGGCCTACTCACACTGCTCGCGGTCCCGATGCTGGCCTGGTTCGCCGGTCACTACCGAGGCTGGCGCCGGCTCGCCGCGGTGCTGCTCGCCGGCCTCTTCGCCATCGACGTGGTGCTCGCCTCGTACCGGGGCATCTGGCTCGCAGCCGGGGTGACTCTGCTGACCATGCTGATCTTCGGCGGGCGGGCGGTGCGGACCGGACTCGGTGCCACCGCCACCGTTGGACTGGTCGTCGCCGCCCTGCTCGCGCTCCAGCCCGGCGTACGCGAGCGCGCGCAGGAGATCGGGATCGGGCTTCAACAGTCCGCCGGCTATCGCGCGTCGGAGTCGTCGGTCGGTCTGGACGTCTTCGCCGACCGACCAGTCCTGGGAGCGGGACTCGGGCAGTCGACCACCGATGTCTACCTGGCCGACTTCGCCCTCACCGACGTCGGGCCGGTCTACCACGCCTTCTACGTGACGCTGCTGGCGAACGTCGGACTGGTGGGCCTCGCCCTGGTGCTCTGGCCGGTACTGCGTGGGATCCGGGCCGGGCTTGCCGACCCGTCCGGGCCCGCCCTCCCGTTCGCGGCCCTGTGCTGCGGGTTTCTCGGTGCCGCGGTGTTCGCGGCCCCGAGCGACGGACACTGGGAACTCGGATTGCTACCCGCGCTGGCGTTGTTGACCGCCCGTCCTGCCGGACAGGTGCGACAGCCTCCACCCGGCCGACCACGGCTGCCCGTGCGGGTTCCGGAGGCGGTGCGCTGA
- a CDS encoding glycosyltransferase family 4 protein: protein MHVLITAVGARTEHWTDLFNSLCARPDVRLTVLASDVSPATRRELDRLGQRHANFHSQVLPHRLGEARTGHMASIMVRGGPPLSPPPDVVHIIGEAAYLSTWQVLRTRRRHWPAVPTTLYAAQNVVTRFPMPFPLLEQYAYREVDMILPITPAARQVLRVKGYRGAATDIPLGVDTTTFRPRAEAGTVRTFTVGFVGRFEPHKGVLDLLRAAELADCDVLLVGDGSLTADIERAARCRPGRIRRHHWAGHAELPDLLTQMSVLALPALEIVQRNVLPWIGIPLREQFGRVLIEAMACGVPVVGSDVGEIPYVIGDAGLVFPAGDPAALADRLIKLRACPETTRDLAAAGLHRATTEFAWDRIADRLVQIWRQLHERSMSVPIPARAGQQVRDNAGRKVVA from the coding sequence ATGCATGTCTTGATCACGGCTGTGGGGGCTCGTACCGAGCACTGGACCGACCTGTTCAACTCGCTCTGCGCACGACCCGACGTCCGACTCACCGTGCTCGCCTCCGACGTGTCGCCAGCCACGCGGCGCGAGCTCGACCGGCTCGGTCAGCGGCATGCCAACTTTCACTCCCAGGTGCTACCGCACCGCCTGGGTGAGGCCAGAACAGGCCACATGGCCTCCATCATGGTGCGAGGCGGCCCGCCCCTGTCGCCGCCCCCGGACGTGGTGCACATCATCGGTGAGGCCGCGTACCTGTCGACCTGGCAGGTGCTGCGGACGCGTCGTCGACACTGGCCGGCAGTGCCGACGACGCTGTACGCCGCGCAGAACGTGGTGACCCGCTTCCCCATGCCGTTTCCCCTGCTTGAGCAATACGCGTACCGCGAGGTCGACATGATCCTGCCGATCACTCCGGCGGCACGGCAGGTGTTGCGGGTCAAGGGTTACCGGGGCGCGGCGACCGACATTCCTCTCGGCGTCGACACCACCACCTTCCGACCGCGAGCCGAGGCCGGCACCGTACGGACCTTCACCGTCGGTTTCGTGGGCCGCTTCGAGCCGCACAAGGGCGTGCTCGACCTGCTGCGCGCGGCTGAACTCGCCGACTGCGACGTGCTGCTGGTGGGCGACGGCAGCCTGACCGCCGACATCGAACGGGCCGCCCGGTGCCGCCCCGGACGCATTCGGCGGCACCACTGGGCGGGCCACGCCGAACTACCCGACCTGCTGACGCAGATGAGTGTGCTGGCGCTGCCCGCGCTGGAGATCGTGCAGCGAAACGTGCTGCCGTGGATCGGCATCCCGCTGCGCGAGCAGTTCGGCCGGGTGCTGATCGAAGCCATGGCCTGCGGCGTGCCGGTGGTCGGCAGTGATGTCGGCGAGATCCCGTACGTCATCGGAGACGCCGGACTGGTCTTTCCCGCCGGCGACCCGGCCGCGCTCGCCGACCGGCTCATCAAGCTGCGCGCCTGCCCGGAAACCACCCGCGACCTTGCCGCCGCCGGGCTGCACCGGGCTACGACCGAGTTCGCCTGGGATCGAATCGCCGACCGGCTCGTTCAGATCTGGCGACAGCTGCACGAGAGAAGCATGTCAGTACCCATTCCGGCGCGAGCCGGTCAGCAGGTCCGCGACAACGCGGGTCGGAAGGTGGTCGCATGA
- a CDS encoding glycosyltransferase, whose translation MTDLSDRESPTRGSRTASGSATWVIFFSATPWHGGAHRQHALARQLATSYRVIFVDPPGLRIRTGTSIRRVEHHIWHAELPTAAPLGRHLPAANAINRRVTVAVLRRWLHRDPAGVSLIWLDEDLAAACASRIDAAAVVYDVTDLDWTFTRRWNRRHLRRNLDRAVSAADLVLASSAALPARMPAGRQTPVVLPNACDPEHFTPQGPTVSRPVEPGRPLIGYSGTIDTRAFDGELVAEVARNRPDWTFLLIGPSTRAGRKPLAGLTNVLVTGPVPYAELPATLRVCDVTIIPYRLGGLVDYVHPKKCYEYLALGKPVVATPLPALTGLTGVVRLAARAEDFTAAITATLTETTDPEQAAHRRAVATANSWSVRGEHLHRLVAGLLR comes from the coding sequence ATGACTGATCTGAGCGACCGGGAATCCCCGACACGGGGTTCCCGCACCGCAAGCGGCAGCGCCACCTGGGTGATCTTCTTCAGCGCCACCCCCTGGCACGGCGGCGCGCACCGTCAGCACGCACTGGCGCGGCAGCTCGCCACCAGCTACCGGGTGATCTTCGTCGATCCCCCTGGGCTCCGAATTCGGACGGGCACCTCCATCCGCCGAGTCGAACACCACATCTGGCACGCCGAGCTACCTACCGCGGCCCCGCTCGGCCGGCATCTGCCGGCGGCGAACGCGATCAACCGACGAGTGACCGTGGCCGTGTTACGGCGCTGGCTACACCGTGATCCGGCGGGCGTAAGCCTGATCTGGCTGGACGAGGACCTGGCCGCGGCCTGCGCCAGCCGGATCGACGCCGCCGCGGTCGTCTACGACGTGACCGACCTCGACTGGACGTTCACCCGCCGGTGGAACCGGCGCCATCTGCGTCGAAACCTTGATCGGGCGGTGTCCGCCGCCGACCTGGTGCTGGCGTCGTCGGCCGCGCTACCTGCGCGGATGCCGGCCGGCCGACAGACACCTGTGGTACTGCCCAACGCCTGCGACCCGGAGCACTTCACCCCTCAAGGCCCGACCGTTTCCCGACCGGTCGAGCCGGGTCGGCCGCTGATCGGCTACTCCGGCACCATCGACACCCGGGCCTTCGACGGCGAGTTGGTCGCCGAGGTGGCACGCAACCGGCCCGACTGGACGTTCCTGCTGATCGGACCGAGCACGCGCGCCGGCCGGAAGCCCCTCGCGGGCCTCACCAACGTGCTGGTCACGGGTCCTGTCCCCTACGCCGAACTACCCGCGACACTGCGCGTCTGCGATGTGACCATAATCCCGTACCGCCTCGGCGGTCTGGTGGACTACGTGCACCCGAAGAAGTGCTACGAGTACCTGGCGCTCGGCAAACCTGTGGTCGCGACGCCGTTGCCGGCGCTGACCGGGTTGACCGGCGTGGTCCGTCTCGCGGCTCGTGCCGAGGACTTCACCGCCGCGATCACCGCGACGCTGACCGAGACGACCGACCCGGAGCAGGCCGCCCACCGCAGGGCTGTGGCGACCGCGAACAGCTGGTCCGTCCGGGGCGAGCACCTGCATCGACTGGTCGCGGGACTGCTCCGATGA
- a CDS encoding class I SAM-dependent methyltransferase: protein MKLSNDDLTTCRLCGRDGRPDPALDGMLRRCTECGFLWTAGIAVPPDELYDEAYYLTDGYQDYFAASGQRRFEAGRRLRWLSTVVPPSVLVEAGCAGGYFLEAAQRAGFTVTGVEVSQVAAKFAVEQLRVPVRQGYFEQVAPTLQADVVCAFHVLEHVDDPRTFLHAARNVLTPGGWLALEVPNIASAAATRLGQQWPAVAPQYHRWHFTPDTLSRLLCQTGFKVVSHDTVFSRFYWQPMSRLRRARDLLVADVAASRSPRMRHPLLGDLLRVFARREEAAVDR, encoded by the coding sequence ATGAAGCTCAGCAACGACGATCTGACCACCTGCCGCCTGTGCGGACGCGACGGCCGGCCCGACCCGGCGCTGGATGGAATGCTGCGCCGCTGCACCGAGTGCGGATTCCTCTGGACCGCAGGTATCGCGGTACCACCGGACGAACTGTATGACGAAGCCTATTACCTGACCGACGGTTACCAGGATTACTTCGCGGCCAGCGGCCAGCGACGGTTCGAGGCGGGGCGGCGGTTGCGGTGGCTGTCGACCGTGGTGCCGCCCTCGGTGTTGGTGGAGGCGGGCTGCGCGGGCGGCTACTTCCTGGAAGCAGCCCAGCGTGCCGGTTTCACAGTCACCGGAGTGGAGGTGTCGCAGGTGGCGGCGAAGTTCGCCGTCGAACAGCTGCGGGTGCCGGTAAGACAGGGCTACTTCGAGCAGGTCGCACCAACGCTACAAGCCGACGTCGTCTGCGCGTTCCACGTGCTGGAGCACGTCGACGATCCACGAACGTTCCTACACGCCGCACGGAACGTGCTGACACCCGGCGGATGGCTGGCCCTCGAAGTACCGAACATCGCCTCCGCCGCCGCCACCCGCCTCGGACAGCAGTGGCCGGCGGTGGCACCCCAATATCACCGATGGCACTTCACCCCCGACACGCTCAGTCGGCTGCTGTGCCAGACCGGCTTCAAGGTGGTCTCGCACGACACGGTCTTCTCCCGCTTCTACTGGCAGCCGATGTCACGTCTGCGGCGGGCCCGCGACCTTCTCGTCGCCGACGTCGCCGCCAGTCGGTCGCCCCGGATGCGCCATCCACTCCTCGGCGACCTGCTCCGCGTCTTCGCCCGCCGCGAGGAAGCGGCGGTGGATCGATGA
- a CDS encoding glycosyltransferase family 2 protein: protein MSAKPRGGALGPPCLSILLTSWNTREQTRQCLETLAATAPPDLDYEVVAVDNASRDGSAELLARWPRVHLIRNSRNVGFAPAVNQAYRRARGELILLLNSDVAFHPGALSTMLSFLKEHPAAAGVSPLYRNPDGTFQQHYVQQPRFLASLALVTALRRVPGFRQALHTFEMRGQDFSRPRLLASGSCMLLRRAVLAPDHIFDERFPVYWNDAILARQLERAGQQLWMIPDAVVTHVRGASCRLLGPSIRFRHLLGSLVTYLRMTQPRHRVALFRLVVLADHAAKRICGRTAQLTLADLRAALRGDVGPLPDGDIRDWLIVFTRTPSTPELDRAVIAETLLDDPEQRLLLVDPPTPRPRWRSRVTRIDDRAWHLTPPAPLPFGARLRTVDTANRRFAAAAVRRWLDRQAGARLLRLDDAGARTVLGRIGEDEVLATTRPVPVRQRVGHD from the coding sequence ATGAGCGCCAAGCCGCGCGGAGGCGCGCTCGGGCCGCCCTGCCTGTCCATCCTGCTGACAAGTTGGAACACCCGAGAGCAGACCCGGCAATGCCTGGAGACACTGGCGGCCACCGCGCCACCCGATCTCGACTACGAGGTAGTGGCCGTGGACAACGCTTCCCGCGACGGCTCGGCGGAACTGCTCGCCCGGTGGCCCCGGGTCCACCTCATCCGCAACAGCCGCAACGTAGGCTTCGCGCCCGCCGTCAACCAGGCATACCGGCGGGCCCGCGGCGAGCTGATCCTGCTGCTCAACAGTGACGTGGCGTTTCATCCAGGCGCGCTCTCCACAATGCTGTCATTCCTGAAGGAGCACCCCGCAGCGGCTGGGGTGAGCCCGCTCTACCGCAACCCCGACGGCACCTTCCAACAGCACTACGTGCAGCAGCCGAGGTTCCTGGCGTCCCTGGCGCTGGTCACCGCGCTACGCCGAGTACCCGGGTTCCGGCAGGCGCTGCACACCTTCGAGATGCGTGGCCAGGACTTCAGCCGCCCACGCCTGCTGGCCTCCGGTAGCTGCATGCTGCTGCGCCGCGCCGTGCTGGCGCCGGACCACATCTTCGACGAGCGGTTCCCGGTCTACTGGAACGACGCCATCCTGGCCCGGCAACTGGAGCGGGCCGGCCAGCAGTTGTGGATGATCCCGGATGCCGTGGTGACCCACGTTCGGGGCGCCTCGTGCCGGCTGCTCGGACCATCCATCCGCTTTCGTCACCTCCTCGGCAGCCTGGTGACCTACCTGAGGATGACCCAGCCTCGGCACCGGGTCGCGCTGTTCCGGCTGGTCGTCCTGGCCGACCACGCGGCGAAGCGCATCTGCGGGCGTACCGCCCAACTCACCCTCGCCGACCTGCGAGCCGCCCTTCGAGGTGACGTCGGCCCGCTGCCGGACGGCGACATCCGGGACTGGCTGATCGTGTTCACCCGGACACCGTCCACCCCCGAGCTCGATCGAGCGGTGATCGCCGAAACACTGCTCGACGACCCGGAACAACGCCTGCTGCTCGTGGACCCGCCAACGCCACGTCCACGTTGGCGCAGCCGGGTCACCCGCATCGACGACAGGGCATGGCACCTCACCCCGCCAGCCCCGCTGCCCTTCGGCGCTCGCCTACGGACCGTCGACACGGCAAACCGTCGGTTCGCCGCCGCCGCCGTACGCCGCTGGCTCGACCGTCAGGCGGGAGCCCGGCTGCTCCGGCTCGACGACGCCGGCGCCCGGACCGTGCTCGGCCGGATCGGCGAGGACGAGGTGCTCGCGACGACGCGCCCGGTGCCGGTCAGACAGCGGGTCGGCCATGACTGA